CGGCATCCGGCACGACGATCGTGCCCACGCTGGTGTTGACGGAGTTCTGGTACTCCATCGTGGTGCTGCGTGCGCGCAGGCGCAGGGCGGTGCCGAGGAAGTCGAAGCTCCCGCGCTTGAGGGCGACGCGCTGCCAGAAGCCGACCATGTTGTTCATGTCCGTGGTCACGAGGGCCTCGTTTGCCTTGAGGGTGGCCGGCTTGTCGCCGCGCAGGGCGAGGGTCGCGTTGTACTGCGAGAGCGAGACGACGTAGATGGGGACCTTGTCCAGGCCGTTGGTGTACTTCGCGAAGCTGTCCGGAAGCTCGACCCCGGTGTCTCCGCGCAGCGTCTTGAGGTTCAGGCGCATGCTGGGGTCCTGGTAGAGGTCGATGCGGGCGGAGTCCGCGACGAGGGAGTCCCAGTCTGGGACGGAGGCCTTGAGGAGCGCCTCCTTCCCGCTGCCGCTGACGTCGTCGGCATCGGAAGCATGCGAGGTCTGGGCGGTGGAGTACATGGCGACGCTCACGTCGTAGTGGGTGATGGCGCTCACGCTCTGGTTGATGGAGCTGACGATGGCAAAGCCACCGCACGTTGACGTTATGGCCAGAAACAGCGCGGCGCACACGATGGATATGGAGACCCAGGCGCTGTTGACGCGGCTGGAGAGCTGGCGGAGCGCAAACATGTTGAGGCCGCGCAGGTAGAAGCCACGGGCGGACTGGCCCAGGCGAAGCAGGAAGCCGGAGACGCTGAAGAACAGCAGGAACGTGCCCACGCTGACGAGGGCGGTCGCGAGGTTGAAGCGCCAGTCGATCGCGTACATGCCGTTCACGCGCAGCTCGTGGTACGCGACGCCGATGAGCGCGAGCGAGACGACGAACAGTGCGACGGAGAGCGGCAGGTTGCGGACGAGGCTCTTCTCGCCCTTGCGGTCCGCGTTCATGAGGTCGATGAGCCTGAAGCGCGAGACCTCGAACACGTTGAGGGCACCGACGACGAGGAAGATGATGGCGAAGCTCATGACGGTGTAGGCGCAGGCCTGTCCGCTGAACATGAGGCCGAAGCCCGTGACGTGGGTGTTGAACAGGCGCGCCGTGGCGTAGAGCAGCGCCTGCGACAGCAGGACGCCCACGGCGAGGCCGACGACGAGCGCACCCGC
This sequence is a window from Parafannyhessea umbonata. Protein-coding genes within it:
- a CDS encoding FtsX-like permease family protein; translated protein: MYARIALGNVRRSIRDFGIYFLTLVLGVAVYYAFNSVTQQSAVLRLSGNMRTLVQELGTIIRGVSIFVAVLLAFLVLFGNRFLIRRRKREFAIYLTLGMDRRHVSGIVAMESLAVGAGALVVGLAVGVLLSQALLYATARLFNTHVTGFGLMFSGQACAYTVMSFAIIFLVVGALNVFEVSRFRLIDLMNADRKGEKSLVRNLPLSVALFVVSLALIGVAYHELRVNGMYAIDWRFNLATALVSVGTFLLFFSVSGFLLRLGQSARGFYLRGLNMFALRQLSSRVNSAWVSISIVCAALFLAITSTCGGFAIVSSINQSVSAITHYDVSVAMYSTAQTSHASDADDVSGSGKEALLKASVPDWDSLVADSARIDLYQDPSMRLNLKTLRGDTGVELPDSFAKYTNGLDKVPIYVVSLSQYNATLALRGDKPATLKANEALVTTDMNNMVGFWQRVALKRGSFDFLGTALRLRARSTTMEYQNSVNTSVGTIVVPDAALESKRAQLEPLSSLLNVKTAGSRAEARLYKEVVKAHQPGLLFAAGSKSTAKEEVVGLTAIVGYLALYIGFVLFVSCAAILAIQQLSDVAESAPRYRVLFDLGAERSMVNHAILAQIATYFLFPLVVALAHSYVALGVLGGVIKSLGVLDFLRPLGVTMAIVLVLYGGYFLLTYGMARGVIGEKARRRE